CGCTCGGTAAACCAGCGTTATCTCGAAACATATATCCGCATGCCGGAGCAGTTCCGCAGCCTTGAACCCGTTGCTCGTGAGCGCATCCGCAACCGTCTTACGCGCGGTAAAGTAGAGTGCAACCTGCGCTTCGAGCCTGATGCCCGCGCACAAGGCTCATTAATCCTGAACGAAAAATTAGCTAAGCAGCTGGTTGAAGCCGCTAACTGGGTCAAAATGCAAAGCGACGAAGGGGAAATTAACCCGGTTGATATTCTTCGCTGGCCTGGCGTGATGGCCGCTCAGGAGCAGGATCTTGATGCAATCACCGCCGAAATACTTTCCGCTCTTGATGGTGCGCTGGACGACTTTATTGTTGCCCGCGAGACCGAAGGCCAGGCGCTGAAAGCGCTGATTGAGCAGCGCCTTGAAGGCGTCAGTACCGAAGTGAGTAAAGTCAGAGCTCAAATGCCAG
This region of Cedecea lapagei genomic DNA includes:
- a CDS encoding YicC/YloC family endoribonuclease translates to MIRSMTAYARREVKGEWGSASWELRSVNQRYLETYIRMPEQFRSLEPVARERIRNRLTRGKVECNLRFEPDARAQGSLILNEKLAKQLVEAANWVKMQSDEGEINPVDILRWPGVMAAQEQDLDAITAEILSALDGALDDFIVARETEGQALKALIEQRLEGVSTEVSKVRAQMPDVVKWQRERLVTKLEEAEVQLENNRLEQELVLMVQRIDVAEELDRLEAHVKETYNILKKKEAVGRRLDFMMQEFNRESNTLASKSINAEVTNSAIELKVLIEQMREQIQNIE